A single Tuberibacillus sp. Marseille-P3662 DNA region contains:
- a CDS encoding enoyl-CoA hydratase produces MTVLSWRLEENVAIVTLNRPPANAIASSVIKELAETFTEIEARSEAKVVVLHGKGRFFSAGADIKELTTLQEDRGVKGLAKEGQDVFNRIENFKKPVIAAIHGAALGGGLELALACHIRIASDNAKLGLPEMQLGLIPGFAGTQRLSLRIGTPRATEMVMIGDPISGKMAYEWGLVNRVVSEEQLIDEAMNLANKIAEKSAISLSYGLECLSYARLGRFEEGMKIEAEHFGDIFNTHDAKEGIQAFIEKRSPEFKDH; encoded by the coding sequence ATGACGGTTCTATCATGGCGATTAGAAGAAAACGTGGCCATTGTTACCCTAAATCGCCCCCCGGCAAATGCTATAGCATCAAGTGTTATAAAAGAACTCGCGGAAACATTTACTGAGATTGAAGCGAGGTCTGAAGCTAAGGTTGTCGTGCTACATGGTAAGGGACGGTTTTTTTCTGCTGGAGCCGATATAAAAGAATTGACGACTTTGCAAGAGGATAGGGGGGTCAAGGGTCTAGCTAAGGAAGGTCAAGATGTCTTTAATAGGATTGAAAATTTTAAGAAACCGGTTATTGCTGCTATTCATGGAGCAGCTCTTGGCGGTGGTCTAGAATTGGCGCTGGCTTGTCATATTAGAATTGCTTCAGATAATGCCAAACTTGGATTACCCGAAATGCAATTGGGCTTAATTCCGGGATTTGCCGGCACTCAGAGACTCTCACTTCGCATAGGAACTCCTAGAGCCACGGAAATGGTTATGATCGGCGATCCCATATCTGGAAAGATGGCCTACGAATGGGGGCTCGTCAATCGGGTTGTTTCTGAGGAACAATTAATAGATGAAGCTATGAATTTAGCGAACAAAATTGCTGAAAAGAGTGCAATTTCTCTCTCTTATGGATTAGAGTGTTTATCTTATGCCCGGCTAGGACGTTTTGAAGAGGGTATGAAGATTGAGGCAGAGCATTTTGGAGATATTTTCAATACCCATGATGCTAAGGAAGGGATTCAAGCATTTATTGAAAAACGATCACCTGAATTTAAAGATCATTAA
- a CDS encoding electron transfer flavoprotein subunit beta/FixA family protein, whose amino-acid sequence MNLFVIMKRTFDTEEKIIIEDGHISDDDAQFIINPYDEYAIEEAIQLREAHGGEVTVVTIGDEDAEKELRTALAMGCDKAVLIENEDVDDYDQTSTSEILKAYFKDKDYDLILGGNVSNDQGSGQIGPRLAENLGIAHVSTIVNLETDGQTATVERDVEGDAEIIEVDLPLVLTAQQGLNEPRYPSLPGIMKAKKKPLENLELDDLDLDEDDVEGKTKTIEVFLPPEKTAGRVLEGEVEDQAKELVQLLRTEAKVI is encoded by the coding sequence ATGAATTTATTTGTCATTATGAAGCGCACGTTTGATACGGAAGAAAAAATTATCATTGAAGATGGACACATTTCAGATGACGATGCCCAGTTTATCATCAATCCGTATGATGAGTATGCTATTGAAGAAGCGATTCAACTGCGTGAAGCTCACGGGGGAGAGGTTACCGTCGTCACTATTGGCGATGAAGATGCTGAAAAAGAACTAAGAACGGCACTCGCGATGGGGTGTGACAAAGCCGTTTTAATTGAGAATGAGGATGTGGATGATTATGATCAGACATCAACATCTGAGATTTTAAAGGCTTATTTCAAAGATAAAGACTACGATTTGATCTTAGGCGGTAATGTTTCTAATGATCAAGGATCCGGTCAAATCGGGCCGCGCCTAGCTGAGAATCTAGGCATCGCACACGTATCGACCATTGTTAATCTTGAGACTGATGGTCAAACAGCAACCGTTGAACGTGATGTTGAAGGAGATGCTGAAATCATCGAAGTAGACCTTCCTCTTGTATTAACTGCTCAACAAGGATTAAATGAACCGCGCTATCCATCCTTGCCTGGTATTATGAAGGCAAAGAAAAAACCACTGGAAAATTTGGAATTAGATGACTTGGATTTAGATGAAGATGATGTTGAAGGAAAGACAAAAACCATTGAGGTGTTTTTACCTCCGGAAAAGACAGCTGGACGTGTGCTTGAAGGTGAGGTTGAGGACCAAGCAAAAGAACTTGTTCAACTTTTAAGAACGGAAGCTAAAGTCATATAA
- a CDS encoding electron transfer flavoprotein subunit alpha/FixB family protein produces MTRKTLVLAEVRDGQVRQVSFEAIAAAKQIAGNGEVVAAVCSDAARELAPILGHYGADRVLTVEDDELKYYTPDAYKQALSQLIAAEAPEAIVIGHTAMGKDLSAGLAARLNAALISDVTSIDSAEDLVFTRPIYSGKAFEKKTFKDDFTFITIRPNNIGSLEKDESRDVSIEAFDVAISDLRTTIKDIVKKTSSGVDLSEAKVIVSGGRGVKSEEGFEPLEELAGILGGAVGASRGACDAQYCDYSLQIGQTGKVVTPDLYIACGISGAIQHLAGMSNSKIIVAINKDPEANIFNVADYGIVGDLFEVVPLLTQYFKEVLQEA; encoded by the coding sequence ATGACACGAAAAACGCTCGTATTAGCAGAAGTCCGTGACGGCCAAGTGAGACAAGTCTCTTTTGAAGCAATTGCTGCTGCGAAACAAATTGCTGGCAATGGTGAAGTTGTTGCTGCGGTTTGTAGTGATGCCGCAAGAGAATTAGCCCCTATATTAGGGCATTATGGTGCGGATCGGGTTCTGACTGTTGAAGATGATGAATTGAAATATTATACACCAGATGCTTATAAGCAAGCCCTTAGTCAACTTATCGCAGCCGAAGCGCCTGAGGCCATTGTTATCGGGCATACAGCGATGGGGAAAGACTTATCAGCAGGACTGGCAGCGCGACTGAACGCGGCATTGATTTCTGATGTAACCAGCATTGATAGCGCGGAAGATCTTGTCTTCACGAGACCGATATATTCAGGAAAAGCGTTCGAGAAGAAAACCTTTAAAGATGATTTTACATTTATTACAATCCGTCCTAATAATATTGGTAGTCTTGAGAAAGATGAATCCCGAGACGTGTCCATTGAAGCGTTTGATGTTGCGATTTCAGACCTTCGAACAACGATTAAAGATATTGTTAAGAAGACATCCTCAGGTGTCGATTTATCTGAAGCTAAAGTCATTGTTTCCGGTGGCCGTGGCGTTAAAAGTGAAGAAGGATTCGAGCCTCTAGAAGAGCTTGCGGGTATTCTAGGAGGTGCGGTCGGGGCTTCCAGAGGGGCTTGCGATGCTCAGTATTGTGATTACTCATTACAAATTGGTCAAACTGGAAAAGTCGTCACACCCGATTTATATATTGCATGTGGTATATCGGGGGCGATTCAACATCTCGCAGGGATGTCTAATTCCAAAATTATTGTTGCTATAAATAAGGATCCAGAGGCGAACATCTTTAACGTCGCTGATTACGGTATTGTTGGTGATCTGTTCGAAGTGGTTCCGTTGTTGACCCAATATTTCAAAGAAGTCCTCCAAGAAGCTTAA
- the trxA gene encoding thioredoxin, with translation MAIVTVDDQNFAEATSSDVVLADFWAPWCGPCKMVAPVLEEISEEMGDKVKIAKLNVDENQETASQYGVMSIPTLILFKDGEVADKVVGFQPKEKLVELIENHQ, from the coding sequence ATGGCAATTGTTACTGTCGATGATCAAAACTTCGCTGAAGCAACTTCAAGTGATGTCGTTCTAGCTGATTTTTGGGCACCGTGGTGTGGACCTTGTAAGATGGTTGCACCAGTATTGGAAGAAATCAGTGAGGAAATGGGCGATAAGGTTAAAATTGCTAAATTGAACGTTGATGAAAACCAAGAAACGGCGAGTCAATACGGTGTTATGAGCATTCCAACGCTCATCTTGTTTAAAGACGGTGAAGTCGCTGATAAAGTTGTTGGTTTCCAGCCAAAAGAAAAATTAGTTGAACTTATCGAGAACCATCAATAA
- the uvrC gene encoding excinuclease ABC subunit UvrC has product MNPIKAKLSLLPNKPGCYLMKDRFEQVIYVGKAMKLNNRVRSYFTGSHDTKTQRLVSDIVDFEYIVTSSNIEALILEMNLIKEHEPKYNVLLKDDKSYPYIKLTNERHPRLIITRNVKKNSGRYFGPYPNVTAAQQTKKLLDRLYPLRKCRTLPDRVCLYYHIGQCMAPCVFDVPKETYEDMTQDIIRFLNGGHQDIKKDLYKKMEDASTNLNFERAKELRDQIQHIETVMEKQKMMFKDYQDRDVFSYAYDKGWMCVQVFFVRQGKLIERDVSTFPFYQTPEEDLMTFIGQFYMHQNHLKPKEILVPANIDAAGLEQMLEVRVHQPQKGRKKELVDLAEQNAKIALDEKFALIEKEQERTIHAVEQLGDYLNIPAPRRIETFDNSNIQGVNPVSAMVVFEDGKPNKKLYRKYKIKTVEGPDDYATMKEVIRRRYSRLLKENAALPDMILVDGGKGQLSAAQDVLKNELGLTILVCGLVKDDKHKTSDLLLGDPPEIVKLPRNGQAFYLLQRIQDEVHRFAISFHRQIRDQSMSKSILDDVPGIGPKRKQTLLKTFGSVKKMKEASLQELIHAGLPKNTAEGLQKYFSEND; this is encoded by the coding sequence ATGAATCCAATCAAAGCAAAATTATCACTGCTTCCTAATAAGCCGGGTTGTTATCTCATGAAGGATCGCTTTGAACAAGTGATTTATGTAGGCAAAGCCATGAAATTAAACAATCGTGTTCGTTCCTACTTTACGGGTAGCCATGATACAAAAACGCAGAGGCTCGTTAGTGACATCGTTGACTTTGAATACATTGTGACGTCATCAAATATTGAAGCTCTTATACTCGAAATGAATTTAATTAAAGAACACGAGCCGAAATATAATGTTCTCTTAAAGGATGACAAAAGTTATCCATATATAAAATTGACTAATGAACGTCATCCACGGTTAATCATCACTCGAAACGTTAAAAAAAATAGCGGTCGTTACTTTGGCCCTTATCCTAATGTGACCGCGGCGCAGCAAACGAAGAAACTTTTGGATCGGTTATATCCGTTGCGTAAGTGCCGGACGCTGCCTGATCGTGTATGTTTGTATTACCATATTGGGCAATGTATGGCTCCTTGTGTGTTTGATGTTCCTAAAGAAACGTACGAGGATATGACTCAAGATATCATTCGGTTCTTAAATGGAGGCCATCAAGATATAAAAAAAGATTTATATAAGAAGATGGAAGATGCTTCTACGAACTTGAATTTTGAGCGAGCTAAAGAGCTCCGAGATCAAATTCAACATATAGAGACCGTGATGGAAAAGCAAAAAATGATGTTTAAAGATTATCAGGATCGTGATGTTTTCAGTTATGCTTATGACAAAGGTTGGATGTGTGTTCAAGTCTTTTTTGTTCGTCAGGGTAAGTTAATTGAAAGAGATGTGTCGACTTTCCCGTTTTACCAAACGCCTGAGGAAGACCTAATGACTTTTATCGGACAGTTTTATATGCATCAGAATCATCTTAAACCGAAAGAAATTCTTGTACCAGCCAATATTGATGCAGCTGGGCTGGAACAAATGTTAGAAGTCAGAGTCCACCAGCCGCAAAAAGGCCGCAAAAAAGAACTCGTCGATTTGGCTGAGCAAAATGCCAAAATTGCTTTGGATGAAAAATTCGCCTTGATTGAAAAAGAACAAGAACGGACAATCCACGCGGTAGAACAATTAGGAGATTATTTAAATATTCCTGCACCTAGAAGGATTGAAACCTTCGATAATTCTAATATTCAAGGTGTTAACCCAGTCTCCGCCATGGTCGTCTTTGAGGATGGTAAGCCGAATAAGAAACTTTATAGAAAATATAAAATTAAGACCGTGGAAGGTCCCGATGATTATGCGACAATGAAAGAAGTCATCAGACGGCGCTATTCAAGGTTGCTTAAAGAGAATGCCGCACTACCTGACATGATTTTAGTGGATGGTGGTAAAGGGCAATTGTCGGCAGCTCAAGATGTTTTAAAGAATGAACTTGGTCTTACAATATTGGTGTGCGGTTTGGTCAAGGATGACAAGCACAAAACGTCTGATCTTCTATTAGGGGATCCGCCTGAAATAGTTAAACTTCCTAGAAACGGGCAGGCTTTTTATTTATTACAACGGATTCAAGATGAAGTCCACAGGTTTGCTATTTCTTTTCACCGTCAAATCAGAGATCAAAGTATGTCAAAGTCCATTCTTGATGATGTCCCGGGAATCGGTCCTAAGCGAAAACAGACGTTATTAAAAACATTTGGCTCTGTTAAAAAAATGAAGGAAGCATCACTTCAGGAATTAATCCATGCGGGATTGCCAAAAAATACGGCTGAAGGTTTACAGAAATATTTTTCAGAAAATGATTAG
- a CDS encoding aspartate kinase, which yields MSTTVMKFGGTSVGSVDKIRHVAQRIVQLIEAGDRVVTVVSAMGKTTDNLVEMADQITQQPDKREMDMLLSTGEQQTIALLSMCLRDMGYSAISLTGWQAGITTEAMHGNARIEDIRADAIEHHLDEGKVVIVAGFQGMTSDGQITTLGRGGSDTTAVAVAAAIQADRCDICTDVPGVFTTDPRYVDQATKLDEITYDEMLELANLGAGVLHPRSVENAKTFQVPLMVRSSFSEEEGTMIKERIMMEKAPSVRGLAFQKDVTKLTIIGLPAGYTALSEVFTTLANQGIDVDIIIQNAGDEAKGALSFTINTEELEIAFAALENKVDAIQYQKIDVESGLVKVSIVGSGMVSNPGVAAQMFSALSENQVPVKMVSTSDIKISTVVDAQYLQESLNILHETFQLSENTAEAVIK from the coding sequence ATGTCGACGACAGTCATGAAATTTGGGGGCACTTCGGTGGGGAGCGTGGATAAGATCAGACACGTTGCTCAGCGGATTGTCCAGCTTATCGAAGCGGGAGACCGCGTAGTAACCGTTGTGTCAGCGATGGGGAAAACAACGGACAATCTTGTGGAAATGGCTGACCAAATCACACAACAACCTGATAAGCGTGAAATGGATATGTTGCTATCGACGGGTGAGCAACAAACGATCGCCTTATTATCAATGTGTTTACGAGATATGGGCTATTCTGCAATTTCATTAACAGGTTGGCAAGCAGGGATCACGACTGAAGCGATGCATGGAAATGCACGCATTGAAGATATACGAGCGGATGCCATTGAACATCACCTTGATGAAGGTAAAGTTGTTATTGTTGCTGGATTCCAAGGGATGACAAGTGACGGGCAAATTACGACATTGGGTAGAGGGGGATCAGATACGACGGCCGTTGCGGTTGCAGCCGCCATTCAAGCGGATCGTTGTGATATTTGCACCGATGTGCCGGGCGTCTTTACAACAGATCCTAGGTATGTTGATCAAGCTACGAAATTAGATGAAATCACTTACGATGAAATGCTAGAGCTGGCTAATTTAGGTGCCGGCGTTTTGCATCCGAGGTCAGTTGAAAATGCCAAAACATTTCAGGTCCCTTTGATGGTGCGCTCAAGTTTTAGCGAGGAAGAGGGAACAATGATTAAGGAGAGGATCATGATGGAAAAGGCACCAAGTGTTCGCGGTTTGGCGTTTCAAAAAGATGTTACCAAATTGACGATTATAGGTTTACCAGCTGGTTACACTGCGTTATCTGAAGTCTTTACGACGTTGGCCAATCAAGGGATTGATGTGGATATTATTATTCAAAATGCAGGTGACGAAGCTAAAGGAGCCCTATCATTTACTATCAATACAGAAGAATTGGAAATCGCGTTTGCTGCTCTTGAAAACAAGGTTGATGCCATCCAGTATCAAAAAATAGATGTAGAATCCGGACTTGTTAAAGTTTCTATTGTGGGATCAGGCATGGTTTCAAATCCTGGTGTGGCTGCGCAAATGTTTAGTGCATTGTCTGAAAATCAGGTTCCCGTGAAAATGGTCAGTACGTCCGATATTAAGATATCTACGGTTGTTGATGCACAATATCTACAAGAATCCTTGAATATTTTGCATGAGACATTCCAATTATCTGAAAATACAGCAGAGGCCGTCATAAAATAA
- a CDS encoding DUF2507 domain-containing protein: MDSPDNQHQPLTVPALGYEFLRSELIPDLLGNDTNEILYWAGRKLASRHPVKSIEELPSLFSDLAFGTLVLQKQNKNEATYELASELIQKRIEFYNNVSFALEAGFLAQQFQEHKQCITECHYDFNKGKIPKVLLQIKWDSKDTVIK, from the coding sequence GTGGATTCACCTGATAATCAACACCAGCCGCTCACAGTACCAGCATTAGGCTACGAGTTTTTGCGAAGTGAACTTATCCCTGATTTACTCGGAAATGATACTAATGAAATTCTATACTGGGCCGGACGAAAACTTGCCAGCCGACACCCAGTGAAATCAATTGAAGAACTCCCTTCGTTGTTTAGCGATCTGGCTTTCGGGACTTTGGTTCTACAAAAACAAAACAAAAACGAGGCCACCTATGAATTGGCTTCCGAACTTATACAAAAACGGATAGAATTCTATAACAATGTAAGTTTTGCCCTTGAAGCGGGTTTTTTAGCTCAACAGTTTCAAGAACATAAGCAATGTATAACTGAATGCCATTACGATTTTAACAAAGGGAAGATTCCCAAGGTTTTATTACAAATCAAATGGGATTCCAAGGATACCGTAATTAAGTAG
- a CDS encoding succinate dehydrogenase cytochrome b558 subunit: MAQRRDFVNRRIHSLLGVIPIGIFLIVHLTVNYFAVRGPEAFNEASRFMEELPYLIFLEIVIIYLPILFHAIYGIYIAFQAKTNLNNYGYFRNWLFFIQRWTGLFLVIFLAWHIWETRIAHALGDSLNFEMMQDILDNPFMIVFYVVGVLATVFHFSNGLWSFLVTWGVVVTPKSQKITTYVTIIIFVLLSIVGLRAIFAFV; this comes from the coding sequence ATGGCTCAAAGAAGGGATTTTGTTAATCGTCGAATACACTCCTTATTGGGAGTTATTCCGATCGGGATATTTCTAATCGTACACCTTACAGTCAACTACTTTGCGGTTAGGGGACCTGAGGCATTTAATGAAGCATCACGTTTTATGGAAGAATTACCTTATTTGATTTTCTTGGAAATCGTTATCATTTACCTGCCAATTTTGTTTCATGCCATTTATGGAATTTATATTGCTTTCCAGGCAAAAACAAACTTGAATAATTATGGTTATTTCCGCAACTGGTTGTTCTTCATACAACGTTGGACAGGCCTGTTCCTAGTGATTTTTCTTGCTTGGCACATCTGGGAGACAAGAATTGCTCATGCGCTAGGTGATTCACTTAATTTTGAGATGATGCAGGATATTCTTGACAATCCATTTATGATTGTGTTTTATGTCGTTGGTGTTTTAGCAACTGTCTTTCACTTTTCCAACGGATTATGGTCATTCCTCGTTACATGGGGCGTTGTTGTCACACCAAAGTCGCAAAAAATAACTACATATGTGACCATCATTATTTTTGTTTTATTATCCATTGTTGGATTACGAGCTATCTTCGCATTCGTTTAA
- the sdhA gene encoding succinate dehydrogenase flavoprotein subunit yields the protein MSDKRIIIVGGGLAGLMATIKAAEAGITVDLFSLVPVKRSHSVCAQGGINGAVNTKGEGDSPWEHFDDTVYGGDFLANQAPVKAMCEAAPGIIHLFDRMGVMFNRTPEGLLDFRRFGGTQHHRTAYAGATTGQQLLYALDEQVRRYETAGLVNKYEYWEFLSAVLDDEQVCRGINAQNMHSMEIETFKADAVILASGGPGIVYGKSTNSVINTGTAASAVYQQGVYYANGEFIQIHPTAIPGDDKLRLMSESARGEGGRIWTYKDGEPWYFLEEMYPAYGNLVTRDVATRAIFDVCVNQKLGINGENMVYLDLSHKDPEELDVKLGGIIEIYEKFTGDDPKKVPMKIFPAVHYSMGGMWVDYNQMTNIPGLFAAGECDYSQHGANRLGANSLLSSIYGGMVAGPNAVDYINGLEKTTEDIDSHVYEESKQKEQEQFNKIMNMDSGDENAYAIHKELGEIMTDYVGVVRENEKLLKADEKIQELMKRYENININDTSKWSNQAASFTRQLWNMLQLARVIALGAYNRNETRGAHYKPEFPDRNDEDWLKTTKAKFNAEKNGPDFEYEEVDTSYITPRKRDYSQKK from the coding sequence ATGAGTGACAAAAGGATAATTATAGTCGGTGGCGGACTGGCCGGACTGATGGCCACCATTAAAGCTGCTGAAGCCGGGATAACGGTTGATTTATTTTCATTAGTTCCTGTTAAACGCTCTCATTCAGTTTGTGCACAAGGCGGTATTAATGGTGCTGTTAATACCAAAGGCGAAGGAGATTCACCTTGGGAGCATTTTGACGATACGGTATATGGCGGTGACTTTCTTGCCAATCAAGCACCGGTTAAAGCAATGTGCGAAGCTGCGCCCGGCATTATTCACTTGTTTGATCGTATGGGCGTCATGTTCAACCGGACACCTGAAGGACTATTGGACTTTAGACGTTTTGGTGGTACCCAACATCATCGGACAGCCTATGCAGGAGCAACAACAGGACAACAGCTTTTATATGCTTTGGATGAGCAAGTTCGCCGCTATGAAACGGCTGGCTTGGTTAACAAATATGAATATTGGGAATTTTTGTCCGCTGTTTTAGATGATGAACAAGTCTGCCGTGGAATTAATGCGCAGAATATGCATTCTATGGAGATTGAGACATTTAAAGCGGATGCTGTCATTCTTGCAAGCGGCGGTCCTGGCATTGTATATGGGAAATCAACGAACTCTGTAATCAATACAGGGACAGCAGCATCGGCCGTTTATCAACAAGGCGTTTACTATGCTAATGGTGAATTCATTCAGATTCATCCAACAGCGATCCCAGGTGATGATAAACTTCGTCTGATGAGTGAGTCAGCACGGGGTGAAGGTGGACGCATTTGGACTTATAAAGACGGTGAACCGTGGTACTTCCTTGAGGAAATGTACCCTGCTTATGGCAATCTAGTGACACGTGATGTTGCCACAAGGGCCATTTTTGATGTTTGCGTGAATCAGAAGCTCGGCATTAACGGGGAAAATATGGTATACCTTGACTTATCCCATAAAGACCCTGAAGAATTGGATGTTAAGCTAGGCGGAATTATAGAAATTTATGAGAAATTTACGGGAGACGATCCGAAAAAGGTACCTATGAAAATTTTCCCTGCCGTTCACTATTCAATGGGCGGTATGTGGGTTGATTATAATCAAATGACCAACATTCCTGGCCTGTTTGCTGCAGGCGAATGTGATTATAGCCAACACGGCGCTAACCGTTTAGGTGCCAATTCCCTGTTGTCATCCATCTATGGCGGTATGGTTGCCGGTCCGAATGCGGTTGATTATATCAATGGTTTGGAGAAAACGACTGAAGATATTGATTCACATGTTTATGAAGAATCTAAGCAAAAAGAACAAGAGCAGTTTAATAAAATTATGAACATGGATAGCGGTGACGAGAATGCTTACGCCATCCATAAAGAGCTAGGCGAAATCATGACGGATTACGTCGGGGTTGTTCGCGAAAACGAAAAACTGCTTAAGGCAGATGAGAAAATTCAAGAATTAATGAAGCGATATGAAAACATCAATATTAATGATACATCGAAGTGGAGTAACCAAGCAGCATCCTTTACTCGCCAACTTTGGAATATGTTGCAATTGGCACGTGTCATTGCACTTGGTGCTTACAATCGAAATGAAACGCGCGGCGCTCATTATAAACCAGAATTCCCTGACCGTAACGATGAAGATTGGTTGAAAACAACCAAAGCGAAATTTAACGCAGAGAAGAATGGTCCAGATTTTGAATATGAAGAAGTCGATACGTCTTACATTACGCCGCGTAAACGTGACTACTCACAGAAAAAGTAA
- the sdhB gene encoding succinate dehydrogenase iron-sulfur subunit, translated as MSENKTVRFIVSRQDEPQASPYEESFDVTYKTNMNVISALMEIRRNPVNANGEKTTPPQWEMGCLEEVCGACSMVINGKPQQACTALVDQLEQPVRLEPMRTFPVVRDLAVDRSRMFDALKQVKAWIPIDGTYDLGPGPRMAESKRQWAYELSKCMTCGVCLEACPNVNDKSDFIGPFAFSQVELKNAHPTGEMNKAERLNSFMEEGGIQGCGNSQNCVQSCPKGIPLTTSIAAINRQSNIQAFKNFFGDRD; from the coding sequence GTGAGTGAAAATAAAACGGTACGATTTATTGTGTCCCGACAGGATGAACCGCAAGCGTCCCCTTACGAAGAATCGTTTGATGTCACCTATAAAACGAATATGAATGTTATATCAGCATTGATGGAAATTCGCAGGAATCCTGTGAATGCCAACGGTGAGAAAACCACACCGCCACAATGGGAGATGGGATGCTTAGAGGAAGTCTGCGGTGCTTGTTCAATGGTTATCAACGGCAAACCACAACAAGCGTGTACGGCACTGGTTGATCAACTTGAACAACCTGTTCGTCTAGAACCAATGCGGACCTTCCCAGTTGTTCGTGATTTGGCTGTGGATCGCAGTCGCATGTTTGATGCTTTGAAACAAGTGAAAGCATGGATTCCAATTGACGGCACCTACGATTTGGGGCCAGGTCCACGTATGGCTGAATCCAAACGACAGTGGGCCTATGAATTATCGAAATGTATGACTTGTGGTGTCTGTTTGGAAGCGTGTCCGAATGTTAATGATAAATCAGACTTTATCGGACCATTTGCCTTTTCACAAGTTGAATTAAAGAATGCGCATCCAACAGGTGAAATGAACAAAGCAGAACGCTTAAACAGCTTCATGGAAGAAGGTGGCATTCAAGGCTGTGGTAACTCTCAAAACTGTGTTCAGTCTTGTCCGAAAGGTATTCCACTAACAACATCGATTGCTGCTATTAATCGTCAGTCAAATATTCAAGCATTTAAAAATTTCTTTGGTGATCGTGATTAA
- a CDS encoding helix-turn-helix domain-containing protein: MKEGFHRPKPLLTKREREVFELLVQDQTTREIAKALFISEKTVRNHISNTMQKLGVKGRSQAVVELLRLGELEL; encoded by the coding sequence TTGAAAGAAGGCTTCCATCGACCCAAGCCATTGCTAACAAAAAGAGAACGAGAAGTATTTGAACTACTCGTTCAAGACCAAACAACGCGTGAAATAGCAAAAGCACTTTTTATTAGTGAGAAAACTGTTCGCAACCATATCTCCAATACAATGCAGAAATTAGGAGTGAAAGGGCGTTCACAAGCAGTTGTTGAACTTTTGCGTCTTGGCGAACTGGAGTTATAA
- a CDS encoding MarR family winged helix-turn-helix transcriptional regulator: MIKETGRQMLIDYDINPLQFIALQWISDEDGMTIGELSQRMYLAFSTTTDLVDRMEDKELVERNKDQDDKRVVRIHLLPKGYETITSVITKRQEYLADHIHVLAKEERMGFEAGLDRLFKEIKKDL; encoded by the coding sequence ATGATCAAAGAAACAGGCCGGCAAATGTTAATTGACTATGATATTAATCCTCTTCAATTTATTGCCTTACAATGGATATCCGATGAGGATGGCATGACCATTGGTGAATTATCACAGAGAATGTATTTGGCATTTAGTACAACAACGGATCTAGTTGATCGGATGGAAGATAAGGAACTCGTTGAGAGAAATAAAGATCAAGATGATAAACGGGTCGTAAGAATTCATCTTTTGCCGAAAGGTTATGAAACGATTACGTCTGTAATTACTAAACGCCAAGAATACTTGGCTGACCATATTCATGTCTTAGCCAAAGAAGAACGAATGGGCTTTGAGGCCGGGTTAGATCGTTTGTTTAAGGAAATAAAAAAAGATTTATAG